In a genomic window of Mercenaria mercenaria strain notata chromosome 19, MADL_Memer_1, whole genome shotgun sequence:
- the LOC128551090 gene encoding uncharacterized protein LOC128551090, protein MTAVVGRTEVDVEEFGRDIIVPDDPKARLMYYVDSIYNVLDMSSIPNIQKLRKYKQHTQLTDGETKELIEMCKILSPAALNNKVIFQDDSLCGHNDNKFFKINTVQHNLVVSEAIIIGGKRCSVKKLMAYKVPWIQWIYEGPMEHFKQLQANEASNCNIL, encoded by the exons ATGACAGCAGTTGTGGGCAGAACTGAAGTCGATGTTGAGGAATTTGGAAGGGATATTATTGTTCCCGATGACCCAAAGGCAAGGCTCATGTACTATGTGGACAGTATATACAACGTTCTGGATATGTCTTCTATACCGAATATACAGAAACTCAG GAAGTACAAACAACATACACAGCTTACTGATGGTGAGACAAAGGAGTTAATAGAGATGTGTAAGATTTTGTCACCTGCTGCACTGAATAACAAAGTCATTTTTCAG GACGACTCGTTGTGTGGCCATAATGACAACAAGTTCTTCAAGATCAACACTGTACAGCATAACCTGGTTGTGTCAGAGGCCATCATTATTG GTGGCAAGAGATGTTCAGTTAAAAAGCTGATGGCGTATAAAGTGCCATGGATACAGTGGATTTATGAAGGACCAATGGAGCATTTCAAACAGTTGCAGGCCAACGAAGCATCAAACTGTAACATCTTGTGA